One part of the Camelus dromedarius isolate mCamDro1 chromosome 33, mCamDro1.pat, whole genome shotgun sequence genome encodes these proteins:
- the SH2D6 gene encoding SH2 domain-containing protein 6, with the protein MQMMRTIGPCPQAICGRTWTPRRHRSLTLAMEKLSRSKPRLGPPLPPPRCADSPPWRRDAPRPAPLPAPGTWRRQHPFPEAQEEEDEEEHKYELPPCEALPLRLAPAHLPGTEEESLYLDHSGPLGPSTSSAPPPPQPQPEMVNSLPTHPTPGSHFPLKAAPCLQEVGKQGRPFGRRELDARTHAVPGPPQKPDEGIYLECEPSPVLALTQTLNSQALTPPVPLPRTSVGPRPTIAPQEAQNGALDATSKGSSPKQEAPSLYLKVIPHSEATHGLAVRRASFSSGAVTQNTSAAETGSLLGQPWYSENCDRHAVESALLRLQKDGAYTVRPSSGPHGSQPFTLAVLLHGRVFNIPIRRLDGGRHYALGREGRNREELFSSVAAVVQHYTEQPLPLVDRHSGSRQLTCLLFPTKP; encoded by the exons ATGCAAATGATGAGAACAATAGGGCCCTGTCCCCAGGCCATTTGTGGCAGAACCTGGACTCCGAGGAGGCACCGCTCTCTCACCTTGGCCATG GAAAAGCTCAGCAGAAGCAAGCCCAG GTTGGGGCCACCCCTTCCACCCCCGAGGTGTGCAG ACTCCCCACCTTGGAGAAGAGACGCCCCCCGCCCAgctcctctgcctgccccaggGACCTGGAGACGCCAG CATCCCTTCCCGgaagcccaggaggaggaggacgaggaggagcaTAAATACGAGCTGCCCCCCTGTGAGGCTCTGCCCCTGCGCCTAGCTCCCGCACACCTTCCTGGCACTGAGGAGGAATCTTTGTACTTGG ATCACTCTGGCCCCCTGGGTCCATCCACGTcatcagcaccaccaccaccgcaGCCCCAGCCTGAGATGGTGAacagcctccccacccaccccaccccaggctcccacTTCCCA TTGAAGGCAGCGCCGTGCCTGCAGGAGGTGGGGAAGCAGGGCCGGCCCTTTGGGAGGCGAG AGCTGGACGCACGGACCCACGCG GTTCCCGGCCCTCCACAGAAGCCCGATGAGGGCATCTACCTGGAGTGTGAGCCCAGTCCAG TCCTGGCTTTGACTCAGACTCTGAACTCCCAAGCCCTGACGCCCCCAGTCCCTCTACCAAGGACATCAGTGGGGCCCAG GCCCACCATAGCCCCCCAGGAAGCTCAGAAT GGAGCGTTGGATGCCACCTCTAAAG GGTCTTCACCAAAGCAGGAAGCTCCCAGCCTGTACCTTAAGGTCATTCCTCATTCGGAGGCCACACACGGCCTAGCCG TAAGGAGAGCCTCTTTTTCCTCTGGAGCTGTCACCCAGAACACCTCAGCTGCTGAG ACAGGCAGTCTGCTGGGCCAGCCTTGGTACTCAGAGAACTGTGACCGCCATGCAGTTGAGAGCGCCCTGCTCCGACTCCAAAAG GACGGGGCCTACACCGTGCGCCCCAGCTCAGGCCCTCATGGCTCCCAGCCCTTCACCCTGGCTGTGCTTCTCCACGGCCGGGTCTTCAACATTCCCATCCGGCGGCTGGATGGTGGGCGCCACTATGCCCTGGGCCGGGAAGGCAGGAACCGAGAGGAG CTCTTCTCCTCCGTGGCCGCCGTGGTCCAGCACTACACAGAGCAGCCCCTGCCGCTCGTGGACAGACACAGCGGCAGCCGGCAGCTCACCTGCCTGCTCTTCCCCACTAAGCCGTGA